A section of the Subtercola frigoramans genome encodes:
- a CDS encoding DUF262 domain-containing protein gives MVTALPAALPTATNIDATAVNTISWLSSPQTTIVVPVYQRQYRWDIGGCEKLLADIRAVSDSDDRHTHFIGSILCTASTSSTSSSGEADGDDSAELVLIDGQQRITTLMLLVAALHHTVLQGGGAVSGTGAGEDLDAGAAITVGAGGSGREGEGGGLAGQLESVLVRGEGGRASGASRTKLRPHKAWAEVFESVVLGRRLPGDELRDSRFDDNYAFFRSQIRPDEVARIWRGLQKLEHVAITLGADANAQQIFESLNSTGEPLRDHELIHNYVLMGLSHAEQNEIEDSFWLPIEQNTGEQIAGFWRHYLVMTTGREVTVAGGRGVYDEFRQQFPRLDLEALRVHAAEWREYSSAYRVLLEPASAPDAEIGQQLGYVNTFGRGMYPLVMRAYRDYERGVVTKSRLIETLELVQSLVLRRTVVGVDTDRLVARLCRAGALGYDELVAAAARIMPSNERVRVALKYSELPHAAYVLGRLAAAAAVGVDAAAADFGARGLDAAGLGAAGTDADRGLGAASAGAGRGLGAAGADAPPLDLEHIFPMAPADAWSGDGVREWADYSDDEQNSHRALSGTLGNLTLLERPLAERAADASFAEKRALYAQSAVATTTELAGIETWGTAAIASRTAMLSEAFLRVWGRPTAVGIDDDDLTPILDAKRRRGWPRGWQREFEYVEYRGEHWEVYDVKYLFNRIFKRLWNDSHESVVAFSARRGGPIYDAQAWNGHWDQLDESNFLYMGWDSRYMLTAVQGVLEEAGLAAEVFVKYSYLGAAMP, from the coding sequence ATGGTCACTGCACTGCCCGCCGCACTTCCCACGGCCACGAACATCGATGCGACAGCGGTCAATACGATCAGCTGGCTGTCGTCTCCACAGACGACGATCGTCGTGCCGGTCTACCAGCGCCAGTACCGCTGGGACATCGGCGGCTGCGAGAAGCTGCTGGCCGACATCCGGGCGGTGTCAGATTCGGATGATCGGCACACCCATTTCATCGGGTCGATCCTGTGCACCGCCAGCACCTCCAGCACCTCCAGCAGTGGCGAAGCCGACGGCGACGACTCTGCTGAACTGGTACTCATCGATGGGCAGCAGCGCATCACCACGCTGATGCTGCTCGTCGCGGCGCTGCACCACACGGTGCTGCAGGGTGGCGGGGCAGTGTCGGGCACCGGTGCGGGCGAGGATCTCGACGCCGGGGCGGCCATCACTGTGGGGGCAGGCGGCAGCGGGCGTGAGGGCGAGGGCGGCGGGCTCGCCGGGCAGCTCGAGAGTGTGTTGGTTCGCGGGGAGGGGGGCCGGGCATCCGGAGCGTCTCGAACGAAGTTGCGACCGCACAAGGCCTGGGCCGAGGTGTTCGAGAGCGTGGTGCTGGGGCGCCGCCTGCCTGGTGACGAGCTGCGCGACTCGCGGTTCGACGACAACTACGCGTTCTTTCGCAGCCAGATCCGCCCTGACGAGGTGGCGCGCATCTGGCGGGGGCTGCAGAAGCTGGAGCACGTGGCCATCACGCTCGGCGCCGACGCGAACGCCCAGCAGATCTTCGAGAGCCTGAATTCGACTGGCGAACCGCTGCGCGACCACGAGCTTATTCACAACTACGTGCTGATGGGGCTGTCTCACGCGGAACAGAACGAGATCGAGGATTCGTTCTGGCTGCCGATCGAACAGAACACCGGGGAGCAGATCGCGGGTTTCTGGCGGCACTACCTCGTCATGACGACCGGGCGCGAAGTCACAGTCGCGGGCGGGCGCGGCGTATACGACGAGTTCAGGCAGCAGTTCCCGCGGCTCGACCTCGAGGCGCTGCGGGTGCACGCGGCAGAGTGGCGAGAGTATTCGTCTGCGTACCGCGTGCTGCTCGAACCGGCCTCGGCACCCGACGCGGAGATCGGGCAGCAGCTCGGGTACGTCAACACCTTCGGGCGCGGAATGTACCCACTGGTCATGCGGGCCTATCGTGACTACGAGCGTGGTGTCGTGACGAAGTCCCGCCTCATCGAAACGCTCGAGCTTGTGCAGTCGCTGGTGCTGCGACGGACCGTCGTGGGTGTCGACACCGATCGCCTGGTGGCCAGGCTCTGCCGGGCGGGGGCCCTCGGTTACGACGAGCTGGTGGCTGCTGCCGCGCGGATCATGCCGTCGAACGAGCGGGTGCGGGTGGCGCTGAAGTACTCGGAGCTGCCGCACGCCGCGTATGTGCTCGGCCGGCTGGCCGCGGCCGCTGCAGTGGGTGTGGATGCTGCGGCCGCTGATTTTGGCGCTCGGGGGCTTGACGCTGCGGGGCTGGGTGCTGCGGGCACGGACGCTGACCGTGGCTTGGGCGCTGCGAGCGCGGGCGCTGGTCGTGGCTTGGGCGCTGCCGGTGCGGATGCTCCCCCGCTCGACCTCGAACACATCTTCCCGATGGCACCCGCCGACGCGTGGAGCGGCGACGGCGTTCGCGAGTGGGCCGACTACAGTGACGACGAACAGAACAGCCACCGGGCCCTCTCGGGCACTCTCGGCAACCTCACCCTGCTCGAGCGGCCGCTTGCCGAGCGCGCCGCAGACGCCTCCTTCGCCGAGAAGCGCGCCCTCTACGCACAGAGCGCAGTCGCGACGACCACGGAACTCGCCGGTATCGAAACGTGGGGCACGGCCGCCATCGCCTCGCGCACAGCGATGCTGAGTGAAGCCTTCCTGCGCGTCTGGGGCCGACCGACAGCGGTCGGAATCGACGACGACGACCTCACCCCCATCCTTGACGCGAAGCGGCGCCGCGGCTGGCCCCGAGGCTGGCAGCGCGAATTCGAGTACGTCGAATACCGCGGCGAACACTGGGAGGTCTACGACGTCAAGTACCTCTTCAACCGAATCTTCAAGCGGCTCTGGAACGACTCCCACGAGAGCGTGGTCGCCTTCAGCGCCAGGCGCGGCGGCCCGATCTACGACGCGCAGGCGTGGAACGGTCACTGGGACCAGCTCGACGAGTCGAACTTCCTCTACATGGGCTGGGACTCGCGGTACATGCTCACGGCCGTGCAGGGCGTTCTCGAGGAGGCGGGCCTCGCCGCGGAGGTCTTCGTGAAGTACTCGTACCTCGGCGCCGCGATGCCGTAG
- a CDS encoding intradiol ring-cleavage dioxygenase: protein MREPREPRETPEVEPTVPVGEWREADGTEIDEEDRGLVYDIRTLVNRRRALGLFGGIAATTLLAACSSTPSSASVASSAAGTASATATSTPSASASATAEASGPLTEVPDETAGPYPGDGSNGANVLDDSGVVRSDIRSSFGSSTTTAAGVPLSIQLTVRDAATGNALTGAAVYLWHCNRDGNYSLYSQGVTNENYLRGVQEVDSSGTVTFTSIFPACYSGRWPHIHFEVYSDVATAVASGPIVKTSQIALPKEACDLVYATTGYEKSVSNLASTSLARDNVFGNDGGIYQIASMSGSVASGYTAALTVGV, encoded by the coding sequence ATGCGTGAGCCCCGCGAACCCCGCGAGACCCCCGAGGTCGAACCGACTGTACCCGTCGGCGAGTGGCGTGAAGCCGACGGTACCGAGATCGACGAAGAAGACCGCGGACTCGTCTACGACATCCGCACGCTCGTCAACCGCCGGCGTGCGCTGGGGCTGTTCGGGGGCATCGCGGCGACAACGCTTCTCGCGGCGTGCTCGAGCACGCCGTCGAGCGCATCGGTTGCGAGTTCTGCCGCCGGCACGGCTTCGGCGACTGCAACGAGCACGCCCTCCGCATCAGCGAGCGCTACGGCCGAGGCGAGTGGGCCGCTCACTGAGGTGCCCGACGAGACCGCCGGCCCGTACCCCGGCGACGGGTCGAATGGGGCCAACGTGCTCGACGACTCCGGCGTGGTGCGCAGCGACATCAGGTCGAGTTTCGGGTCGTCGACGACGACCGCCGCCGGGGTGCCGCTGAGCATCCAACTCACGGTGCGTGATGCCGCGACCGGCAACGCCCTCACTGGCGCGGCCGTGTACCTCTGGCACTGCAACCGCGACGGCAACTATTCGCTCTACAGCCAGGGCGTGACGAATGAGAACTACCTGCGCGGGGTGCAGGAGGTCGACAGCTCGGGCACCGTCACCTTCACGTCGATCTTCCCGGCATGCTACTCGGGGCGGTGGCCGCACATCCACTTCGAGGTGTACAGCGATGTGGCCACGGCCGTCGCGTCGGGGCCGATCGTCAAGACCTCGCAGATCGCTTTGCCGAAGGAGGCGTGCGACCTGGTGTACGCGACCACGGGGTACGAGAAGAGTGTGAGCAACCTCGCGTCGACGAGCCTCGCCCGAGACAACGTGTTCGGCAACGACGGCGGCATCTACCAGATCGCGAGCATGTCGGGCTCGGTCGCGTCGGGCTACACGGCGGCGCTCACTGTGGGCGTGTAG